Proteins encoded together in one Rhizobacter sp. J219 window:
- a CDS encoding nitrate reductase cytochrome c-type subunit: MNHCLTLLLAAAMALPAALMAQTPASAPAGFTDAARGPMPITGTTTPPRLTNSVNDDRRLPRNYDQQPPVIPHRVDGYQVDRNFNKCLDCHAREKSAFSGAVPVSNTHYIDRDGKVLDRISTRRYFCQQCHVAQEPVAPITGNRFQGTATTPKTTP; the protein is encoded by the coding sequence ATGAACCACTGCCTCACTCTCCTGCTCGCCGCCGCGATGGCGCTGCCGGCCGCGCTGATGGCGCAGACACCCGCCAGCGCCCCGGCCGGATTCACCGACGCCGCCCGCGGGCCGATGCCAATCACCGGCACCACCACGCCGCCGCGCCTGACCAACAGCGTCAACGACGACCGCCGCCTGCCGCGCAACTACGACCAGCAGCCGCCCGTCATCCCACACCGGGTCGACGGCTACCAGGTCGACCGCAACTTCAACAAGTGCCTCGACTGCCACGCCCGCGAGAAATCCGCCTTCAGTGGCGCGGTGCCGGTGAGCAACACCCACTACATCGACCGCGACGGCAAGGTGCTCGACCGCATCTCCACGCGGCGCTACTTCTGCCAGCAATGCCACGTGGCGCAGGAGCCGGTGGCGCCGATCACCGGCAACCGCTTCCAGGGTACGGCGACCACGCCGAAGACCACACCGTAA
- a CDS encoding cytochrome c3 family protein, with the protein MINLLKRYWHVISRPSVHYSLGFLTIVGFIGGIVFWGGFNTAMEATNTEAFCTGCHEMRDNVFAELKTTIHYSNRSGVRAVCSDCHVPHNWTDKMARKMQASKEVWGKVFGTIDTPEKFAIKRLELAQHEWSRLKANDSLECRNCHQYDSMDFTRQSQRAQAMHSTYLANKEKTCIDCHKGIAHRLPHIPPGQGPSDTPGQVVPVPQTAAAASGVAMK; encoded by the coding sequence GTGATCAACCTGCTCAAGCGCTACTGGCACGTCATCTCGCGCCCGAGCGTCCACTACAGCCTGGGTTTCCTCACCATCGTCGGCTTCATCGGCGGCATCGTCTTCTGGGGCGGCTTCAACACCGCGATGGAGGCGACCAACACCGAGGCCTTCTGCACCGGTTGCCACGAGATGCGCGACAACGTATTCGCCGAACTCAAGACCACCATCCACTACAGCAACCGCTCCGGCGTGCGCGCGGTGTGCAGCGACTGCCACGTGCCCCACAACTGGACCGACAAGATGGCCCGCAAGATGCAGGCGTCGAAGGAGGTCTGGGGCAAGGTCTTCGGCACCATCGACACGCCGGAGAAGTTCGCCATCAAGCGGCTGGAACTGGCCCAGCACGAATGGTCGCGCCTGAAGGCCAACGACTCGCTCGAGTGTCGCAACTGCCACCAGTACGACTCGATGGACTTCACCCGCCAGAGCCAGCGTGCGCAGGCCATGCACAGCACCTACCTCGCGAACAAGGAAAAGACCTGCATCGACTGCCACAAGGGCATCGCGCACCGGCTGCCGCACATCCCGCCCGGCCAGGGCCCGAGCGACACGCCGGGGCAGGTGGTGCCGGTGCCGCAGACTGCGGCGGCGGCCTCGGGTGTGGCGATGAAGTGA
- a CDS encoding SAM-dependent methyltransferase, with product MSAPEESSIATLQAQPAYQRFAERLGEVLVGDGFVKLVLAKPLAAAGDLQRVTARRVMLRGAPVLSLVYTHATRDVTKNHPLDEGQALLLGLVGTQFGNAHLFHADEEVQLAVSKKGRATLATHRATAPQAAVSGHDREKQRWVDVARPFLVELGVTTRDHQVVPAMARKWKQINKFVEVFAHALERSRLADAKQLQVIDFGSGKGYLTFALHDWLRNTLHVDAQVTGVELRPDMVKLCNDAIAKLELEGLRIEEGDVRHYQPQTLNVMIALHACDTATDHAIHLGLRAGADIILCSPCCHKELRPQLLSPHPLAPILQHGVHLGQQAEMLTDGLRAMLLEACGYDTQVFEFVSLEHTQKNKMILAVKRAHPKPSAEVLQQVREVKDFYRVQQQCLETLLKADGLLPA from the coding sequence ATGAGCGCACCCGAGGAGTCTTCGATCGCCACGCTGCAGGCGCAGCCGGCCTACCAGCGGTTTGCCGAGCGGCTGGGCGAGGTGCTGGTCGGTGACGGCTTCGTGAAGCTCGTGTTGGCCAAGCCGCTCGCGGCCGCCGGCGACCTGCAGCGGGTGACGGCGCGCCGCGTGATGTTGCGTGGCGCGCCGGTGCTGTCGCTGGTTTACACCCATGCCACGCGCGACGTCACCAAGAACCACCCGCTGGACGAAGGGCAGGCGTTGCTGCTCGGCCTCGTTGGCACGCAGTTCGGCAACGCGCACCTCTTCCATGCCGATGAGGAGGTGCAGCTCGCGGTCAGCAAGAAAGGGCGGGCGACGCTGGCCACCCACCGCGCCACTGCCCCGCAGGCTGCCGTGTCAGGCCACGACCGCGAGAAGCAGCGCTGGGTCGACGTGGCGCGGCCGTTTCTCGTCGAGCTGGGGGTGACGACCCGCGACCACCAGGTGGTGCCGGCGATGGCACGCAAGTGGAAGCAGATCAACAAGTTCGTCGAGGTGTTTGCGCACGCGCTGGAGCGCTCGCGTCTGGCCGATGCGAAGCAGCTGCAGGTGATCGACTTCGGCTCGGGCAAGGGTTACCTCACCTTCGCCTTGCACGACTGGCTGCGCAACACCTTGCACGTCGATGCCCAGGTCACCGGCGTGGAGCTGCGGCCCGACATGGTGAAACTGTGCAACGACGCGATCGCGAAGCTTGAACTCGAAGGGCTGCGCATCGAAGAGGGCGACGTGCGGCACTACCAGCCGCAGACGCTCAACGTGATGATCGCGCTGCACGCCTGCGACACCGCCACCGACCACGCCATCCACCTCGGCCTGCGCGCCGGGGCCGACATCATCCTGTGTTCGCCGTGCTGCCACAAGGAGCTGCGCCCGCAGCTCCTGAGCCCGCACCCGCTCGCGCCCATCCTGCAGCACGGCGTGCACCTGGGGCAGCAGGCCGAGATGCTCACCGACGGACTGCGCGCGATGCTGCTCGAAGCCTGCGGCTACGACACGCAGGTGTTCGAGTTCGTGTCGCTCGAACACACGCAGAAGAACAAGATGATCCTCGCGGTGAAACGCGCTCACCCCAAGCCCAGTGCCGAGGTGCTTCAGCAGGTGCGCGAGGTGAAGGACTTCTACCGCGTGCAGCAGCAGTGCCTGGAGACGCTGCTCAAGGCCGACGGGCTGCTGCCCGCCTGA
- a CDS encoding carboxymuconolactone decarboxylase family protein has translation MARIPYFDMSQASEQYQALLKSRNPLNLYRMLPHAGEAASSGFLALGSALLRENELDSQLREIAILRVGILSNASYEVHQHKRVAKNVGMSDATLAALEVGADTSVLTADERLVLEFTDVVFCDVKAPDALFHKVAERFGHRQTAELVLTIGFYMLVSRFLENFEVDIEAPGTIK, from the coding sequence GTGGCCCGCATTCCCTATTTCGACATGAGCCAGGCGAGCGAGCAGTACCAGGCGCTGCTCAAGTCGCGCAACCCGCTCAACCTCTATCGCATGCTGCCGCACGCCGGCGAAGCGGCGTCCTCGGGCTTTCTCGCCCTTGGCAGTGCGCTGCTGCGCGAGAACGAACTCGACTCGCAGCTGCGCGAGATCGCCATCCTGCGCGTCGGCATCCTGAGCAACGCCAGCTACGAGGTGCACCAGCACAAGCGCGTGGCAAAGAACGTCGGCATGAGCGACGCGACCCTCGCCGCGCTCGAGGTCGGTGCTGACACCTCGGTGCTCACCGCCGACGAGCGGCTGGTGCTCGAATTCACCGACGTGGTGTTCTGCGACGTGAAGGCCCCCGATGCACTGTTCCACAAGGTCGCCGAACGTTTCGGCCACCGCCAGACCGCCGAACTGGTGCTGACCATCGGCTTCTACATGCTGGTGAGCCGCTTCCTCGAAAACTTC